One segment of Rhodothermales bacterium DNA contains the following:
- a CDS encoding glycosyltransferase family 4 protein — translation MRHVLYISYYFPPSGGSGVQRTLKFVKYLPEYGWLPHVLTVDPASAAYPDLDPAMEREVPENVVVTRTRSWDPYRWYGALTGKSKADAVSVGFLSDRPPGRFERVARWVRANLFIPDARVGWVTYAIRAARVVVEAQRPDVIVTTGPPHSSHLIGRSLHRSYGIPWVADFRDPWSDIDYLGSLPMSGWASRLNRGLEQSVLDEAQCVVAVSPAVQRAFAGRTSTPCVTLYNGYDESDFAQEPHAAAGHFVITHVGNMNADRNPRALWEALATLRIPGVEVRLVGHVDASVRRDVEHMGLASQVSYLPYVPHREAVRHMLGAHVLLLPVNRVSAANDIIPGKVFEYLAARKPILALGPTEGETAQIVREAGAGQVFDYDDAAGVTSTLLAWAKQWQAGRALEGATRDAASRFNRRIQAGDLAALLTRFAAPLPERSPGSLRAESL, via the coding sequence GTGCGTCATGTCCTCTACATCTCGTATTATTTCCCGCCATCGGGTGGGTCGGGTGTACAGCGAACGCTCAAGTTCGTGAAGTACCTGCCCGAATACGGCTGGCTGCCGCATGTACTCACGGTGGATCCAGCGTCGGCGGCGTATCCGGACCTCGACCCCGCCATGGAGCGCGAGGTGCCTGAGAACGTCGTCGTCACGCGCACCCGGTCGTGGGATCCCTATCGGTGGTACGGCGCGCTCACGGGCAAGTCGAAGGCGGATGCCGTGTCCGTGGGCTTCCTGTCGGACCGACCGCCGGGGCGGTTTGAACGCGTGGCGCGGTGGGTACGGGCCAATCTATTCATCCCGGATGCGCGGGTAGGTTGGGTGACGTATGCGATCCGTGCGGCGCGAGTGGTCGTCGAGGCGCAGCGTCCGGATGTCATCGTAACCACAGGGCCGCCGCACTCGTCGCATCTCATCGGGCGTTCGCTGCATCGCTCATACGGGATTCCGTGGGTGGCCGATTTTCGCGATCCGTGGTCGGACATCGACTATCTCGGCTCGTTGCCGATGAGCGGCTGGGCGAGCCGGCTAAACCGGGGCCTGGAGCAGTCGGTGCTGGACGAGGCGCAGTGTGTGGTGGCCGTGAGCCCGGCCGTGCAGCGCGCCTTCGCCGGCCGTACGAGCACGCCGTGTGTCACCCTGTACAACGGCTATGACGAGAGCGATTTCGCGCAGGAGCCGCATGCCGCCGCCGGCCATTTCGTGATCACCCATGTCGGCAACATGAACGCGGACCGTAACCCGAGGGCCCTGTGGGAGGCGCTCGCGACGCTGCGTATTCCCGGGGTCGAGGTGCGACTGGTCGGCCATGTCGACGCGAGCGTCCGGCGCGATGTCGAGCATATGGGGTTGGCGTCGCAGGTGAGTTATCTGCCCTACGTTCCGCACCGCGAGGCCGTGCGGCATATGCTCGGCGCCCACGTGCTGTTGTTGCCGGTGAACCGCGTAAGCGCCGCAAACGACATCATACCGGGCAAGGTATTTGAGTATCTGGCGGCTCGTAAACCGATTCTGGCGTTGGGGCCGACGGAGGGCGAGACGGCGCAGATCGTCCGCGAGGCCGGCGCCGGGCAGGTCTTTGACTACGACGACGCGGCCGGCGTCACGTCCACGCTGCTCGCGTGGGCGAAGCAGTGGCAGGCCGGCCGTGCCCTGGAGGGAGCAACCCGCGATGCCGCCTCCCGTTTTAATCGACGCATTCAGGCCGGCGACCTCGCCGCCCTCCTCACCCGCTTCGCCGCTCCGTTGCCAGAGCGATCACCGGGCTCGCTTCGGGCCGAGTCGTTATAA